A single window of Pelorhabdus rhamnosifermentans DNA harbors:
- a CDS encoding DUF4489 domain-containing protein: MDSMSKPNGKDNLENNRYPKSGLTLLKCGIPGTASITIPATGGTPLAVTVASLTTNISCFCNPCIKLEFASNVTVPTANSVTLNFQVFKLCNNQYQAIAVGPKWVFARSLDVALTPYSGSVSLATTDTVSFFVCDCCDCPSKCCTYTVVVTPEIDGAVSTVVNITNATLSAIAVDSVNQCCNAPRSQDTDLKI, from the coding sequence ATGGATTCAATGTCGAAACCTAATGGGAAAGATAATTTAGAAAATAATCGATATCCAAAATCAGGTTTAACTCTTTTAAAATGTGGAATTCCTGGCACAGCATCAATAACTATACCAGCAACTGGAGGAACGCCTTTAGCCGTTACTGTTGCTTCTCTTACTACAAATATTTCTTGTTTCTGTAATCCATGCATAAAGCTTGAATTTGCTAGTAATGTAACAGTTCCAACTGCTAATTCTGTAACGTTAAACTTCCAGGTATTTAAACTTTGTAACAATCAATACCAAGCAATTGCTGTTGGACCAAAATGGGTTTTCGCAAGAAGCCTTGATGTTGCTTTAACTCCTTATAGTGGTTCTGTATCTTTAGCTACTACAGATACAGTCTCATTCTTCGTTTGTGATTGTTGTGATTGTCCAAGTAAATGCTGTACCTATACTGTAGTAGTAACTCCTGAGATTGATGGAGCTGTTAGTACTGTTGTTAATATTACCAATGCAACACTTTCAGCAATAGCTGTAGATAGTGTAAATCAATGTTGTAATGCCCCCCGTTCTCAAGACACAGATTTAAAAATTTAA